The Salvelinus fontinalis isolate EN_2023a chromosome 36, ASM2944872v1, whole genome shotgun sequence genome window below encodes:
- the LOC129835508 gene encoding insulin receptor substrate 2-B-like: MANFTNYQESKAAMLLVETQQRGIGTKPAAANDGDTSVGEPPSPLLNIGGVGASGARFHQHLPPSSHHHYPQSSLPKGQQHPLSHHYQAATEHHLSVENITESPVRKASSSSLNLVQQDPAASHHALAASVNAASAAIQLSANANVSVATSEGVVDDIQKCGYLRKQKHGHKRFFVLRAASHLGLSRLEYYDSEKKFRNSLRSAAAAAANGTVAPSPPKRVIYLYQCFTVNKRADSKNKHLIALYTKDEYFAIVAENEQEQDDWYVALSELMSEGKKGHLDSDELDDGYGTVTPGTVFKEVWQVNVKPKGLGQTKNLTGVYRLCLSTKTIHLVKLNSETPCVNLQLMNIRRCGHSESFFFMEVGRSSSIGPGEIWMQVDDSVVAQNMHETILETMKALKAFAEIRPRSKSQSSGSNPIAFITTRRHLGNLPPSQTGLQRRSRTESVVGTPPSSKSSGASGYRFRTSSEGEGTMNRPFRSVTGSLIHLNTARIHLGRQEGGVGAGNTGSTGVVGRYARALPGSTYHARSASLPVSHFPSTTSPVSVSSSSGHGSVSDTLTRPSSASICGSPSDGGFNSSDEYGSSPGDFRYFRVRSNTPDSLGNTPPIREENCMSDYMAMGWHREVFGAASGGGSSSGSVETPNRDESTSTEDDRSLRRRTHSFTRPGGQGGVAGGSSGVTVYQKMTQTTFSLDESVSVGEALSLGRTDSITQPSSSSSSLRSDYSSCSEHSQGRPPPSLAKEDSGYMPMLCGVAASPCDAPDYMPMQPSSPSLHHHRPQPSHSPQAPRSAQQPTDPRGYMMMLPGGRSSSSPVQASPSPHSSSSNMGVGKGSVNISGSLVERPENGEYMDMSYSSSGGGGGDAAGGRKFSNEGGYYALSNPEGRDPKSYSYSPYFSLPRSYKAPAAREREQREREQREREQREREQREREQREREQREREQREREQREREPRAHDEYVPMSSPAKPVYSQVATGNVAERGVTTRGIGSGGSDTPHILPHAYPPPPYGVHHQAANGDRRTTPVRPNRLPLGRRSFHGSLRVSEPDAAEVVSSPGEYINIEFGGRYGPPTSCPLSAQDGSPSVGSAEQRRSPPHPHPQNQDYMSVEVGGGGDDGGRLAKNKSPRPSLVAPWNPPSYIRPLAAGASVSGAPGSSGARWRTGTDDYTDMTFNLSRGEESRGLRSSPTAMLQHLCLMESCYPPTLTPTSASPLSSSPQPEPIKVVRADPQGRRRHSSETFSSSSTSGGATSSSTNPSAGSANPSALNVAHLAESSKWTGSGSFDSVWMCVEGIGGDSAGLPARPGPSDLGMASASSVCPPGGRMCRNMSVGYQNGLNYIALEMREDRDSNPLPVPQQQQGGTGHGTGVTLNAPQASNLTVPVAEDSGAYGSIDFIKSDGMTATSKD; the protein is encoded by the coding sequence ATGGCAAATTTCACGAATTACCAAGAAAGCAAAGCCGCTATGTTGTTAGTGGAGACGCAACAGAGGGGCATCGGGACGAAGCCAGCGGCAGCCAATGATGGAGACACCTCGGTAGGGGAACCCCCTTCCCCGTTATTGAATATCGGTGGCGTCGGGGCCAGCGGAGCTCGTTTCCATCAGCACTTGCCGCCTTCCAGCCACCATCACTACCCCCAGAGCTCGCTGCCCAAAGGACAACAACACCCGCTGTCGCACCACTACCAGGCGGCGACGGAGCATCATCTCTCTGTTGAAAACATCACGGAGTCCCCGGTAAGGAAAGCCTCGTCATCGTCTTTGAACCTGGTACAGCAGGACCCCGCTGCTAGCCACCACGCACTCGCTGCGTCGGTAAACGCGGCGTCGGCCGCGATACAACTATCCGCGAATGCTAATGTTAGCGTGGCTACCTCAGAAGGTGTAGTGGACGATATTCAGAAGTGTGGCTATCTGCGGAAACAGAAACACGGCCACAAAAGGTTTTTCGTGCTGAGGGCGGCCAGCCACCTAGGCCTCAGTCGTTTGGAGTACTATGACAGCGAGAAAAAATTCCGTAATAGCCTGCGGTCTGCTGCTGCGGCAGCTGCAAACGGTACGGTCGCCCCTTCTCCCCCGAAAAGGGTGATCTATCTGTATCAGTGCTTCACTGTCAACAAAAGAGCAGATTCCAAAAACAAACACCTCATAGCCCTCTACACTAAGGATGAATACTTTGCTATTGTAGCTGAGAACGAGCAGGAACAAGATGACTGGTACGTAGCCCTGAGTGAACTGATGAGTGAGGGGAAAAAGGGGCATCTAGACTCGGACGAGTTGGATGACGGCTACGGTACCGTCACACCAGGTACGGTTTTTAAAGAGGTGTGGCAGGTGAACGTGAAACCCAAAGGATTGGGTCAGACCAAGAACCtcacaggtgtgtatcgtttatGCCTCTCTACTAAAACGATCCACCTGGTCAAACTAAACTCTGAGACGCCATGTGTCAACCTTCAGCTGATGAACATCAGACGCTGTGGACACTCAGAAAGCTTCTTCTTCATGGAGGTGGGTCGGTCGTCCTCTATAGGCCCTGGGGAGATATGGATGCAGGTAGATGACTCTGTAGTGGCCCAGAACATGCACGAGACCATCCTGGAGACCATGAAGGCTCTGAAGGCCTTTGCTGAGATCCGCCCCAGGAGCAAGAGCCAATCTTCTGGCTCCAACCCCATCGCTTTCATCACCACCCGCCGTCACCTAGGTAACCTGCCTCCGAGCCAGACAGGTCTCCAGCGCCGCTCCAGGACCGAGTCGGTGGTTGGGACGCCGCCGTCGAGTAAGAGCTCTGGCGCCAGCGGCTATCGCTTCCGAACATCGAGCGAGGGTGAGGGGACGATGAACCGGCCATTCCGGTCCGTTACCGGCAGCCTGATCCACCTGAACACTGCCCGGATACACCTGGGGCGCCAGGAGGGCGGGGTAGGGGCAGGGAATACTGGGAGCACCGGGGTAGTAGGGCGCTACGCCAGGGCACTACCAGGGTCCACCTACCACGCCCGCTCCGCATCGCTCCCCGTCTCCCACtttccctccaccacctcccccgTCAGCGTGTCCAGCAGCAGCGGGCACGGCTCGGTCTCCGATACCCTTACCCGGCCCTCCTCAGCGTCCATCTGCGGTTCCCCCTCCGACGGAGGCTTCAACTCCTCAGACGAGTACGGCTCCAGCCCTGGGGATTTCCGCTACTTCAGGGTCCGGAGCAACACTCCTGATTCCCTTGGCAACACCCCACCAATCAGAGAAGAGAACTGCATGAGCGACTACATGGCCATGGGCTGGCACCGTGAGGTGTTCGGAGCCGCCAGCGGTGGAGGGAGTAGCTCTGGCAGCGTGGAGACCCCCAACCGGGACGAGAGCACGTCGACGGAGGACGACAGGTCCctgaggagacggacccactcgTTCACGCGGCCCGGGGGTCAGGGGGGTGTTGCCGGCGGCAGCAGTGGCGTGACGGTGTACCAGAAGATGACCCAGACCACCTTCTCGCTGGACGAGTCGGTGTCCGTGGGAGAGGCCCTGTCTCTCGGCCGCACCGACAGCATCacccagccttcctcctcttcttcttccctcCGCTCTGACTACAGCTCCTGCTCCGAGCACAGCCAGGGCCGACCCCCTCCTTCTTTGGCCAAAGAGGACAGCGGATACATGCCCATGTTGTGTGGGGTGGCAGCCTCACCCTGTGATGCACCGGACTACATGCCTATGCAACCCAGCTCCCCCTCTCTTCACCACCACCGTCCCCAGCCCTCCCACTCTCCACAGGCCCCCCGCTCAGCCCAACAGCCCACAGACCCCCGTGGCTACATGATGATGCTACCAGGGGGGCGGAGCTCCTCTTCCCCAGTCCAGGCCTCCCCCAGCCCCcacagcagtagcagtaacatgggtgtgggtaaaggtagtgtcaATATTTCTGGTAGTTTAGTGGAGCGGCCCGAGAATGGAGAGTACATGGACATGTCGTACAGCAGTagcggaggaggtggaggggacgCGGCAGGGGGGCGGAAGTTCTCCAACGAGGGGGGATACTACGCACTGAGCAACCCTGAAGGGAGAGACCCCAAATCATACAGCTACAGCCCCTACTTCTCCCTGCCTCGCTCCTACAAGGCCCCTGctgcgagagagagggaacagagagagagggaacagagagagagggaacagagagagagggaacagagagagagggaacagagagagagggaacagagagagagggaacagagagagagggaacagagagagagggaaccgaGAGCGCATGATGAGTATGTACCCATGAGCTCCCCGGCGAAACCAGTCTACTCCCAGGTTGCTACCGGCAACGTCGCCGAGAGGGGCGTGACGACGAGGGGTATTGGTAGTGGGGGGTCAGAcacccctcacatcctccctcaCGCCTACCCGCCCCCTCCCTACGGGGTGCACCACCAAGCGGCTAACGGTGACCGTCGGACGACCCCGGTCCGGCCCAACCGCCTCCCCCTAGGGCGCCGCAGCTTCCACGGGTCACTGAGGGTCAGCGAGCCAGACGCCGCCGAGGTAGTCTCCAGCCCTGGAGAGTACATCAACATCGAGTTTGGGGGCCGGTACGGACCCCCAACGTCCTGCCCCCTCTCTGCCCAGGATGGCTCACCCTCGGTGGGCTCTGCTGAGCAGCGTCgctcccctccccacccccatcCTCAGAACCAGGACTATATGAGTGtagaggtgggaggtgggggtgATGATGGAGGACGCCTGGCTAAGAACAAGTCTCCCAGACCCTCACTGGTGGCTCCCTGGAACCCACCCAGCTACATCCGACCTCTTGCCGCTGGAGCCTCCGTGAGTGGGGCCCCTGGTTCTTCTGGAGCTCGATGGCGGACGGGGACAGATGACTACACAGATATGACCTTTAACCTCAGCAGGGGTGAGGAGTCGCGGGGGTTACGGAGTAGTCCCACGGCCATGCTGCAGCACCTGTGTTTGATGGAGAGCTGCTACCCCCCCACCTTAACCCCCacctctgcctcccctctctcctccagccccCAGCCTGAGCCCATCAAGGTGGTTCGCGCGGACCCCCAGGGGCGACGCCGACATAGCTCCGAAACGTTttcctcatcctccacctccGGCGGAGCCACGAGCTCCAGCACCAACCCCTCCGCGGGCTCAGCCAACCCCTCGGCCCTCAACGTAGCTCATCTGGCAGAGAGCTCCAAGTGGACCGGCTCTGGCTCCTTTgacagtgtgtggatgtgtgttgaGGGGATAGGGGGGGACTCGGCCGGTCTCCCTGCCCGTCCAGGGCCTTCTGATCTGGGCATGGCCTCAGCCTCATCTGTGTGTCCTCCTGGGGGTCGGATGTGCAGGAACATGTCTGTGGGGTATCAGAACGGACTCAACTACATCGCCCTGGAGATGAGAGAGGACCGGGACTCTAACCCTCTACCCGTACCCCAGCAGCAGCAGGGAGGCACCGGGCATGGTACCGGGGTGACCCTCAACGCCCCCCAAGCCAGTAACCTGACTGTGCCAGTAGCGGAGGACAGCGGAGCCTATGGCAGTATAGACTTCATCAAGTCAGACGGGATGACTGCCACGTCCAAGG